The genome window TTCCGTTATTTTTTTCCAACGACAAGAAAGGAAGAGACGAATACTCGCTCGTAAACATACTGTATGTACATAAGAGGGATAAGAAAGAACTTCCAGAAACATTGTTTTAGTAGGAAACCGATAATATCTCACGAGCATGACGGAGGTGATCAGAACCCACTGATAGCCTATTTCCTAGTGCTAAAACGCAACAAGATATGAAGACTTGTGGTCAGATTACCAACTTCCACATCGGGGTTTACACTTGGAGTACTTACgagaaaaaaaagacaaaaaaacttTCGCACCAAAATGACGCAATTCCTCGATCGTTATTCTCACGATGGTGAGTAGATTCTCTTCTCTCCACAGCCCATAAAGCTAAAACTTGGGCCTTCTCTCTCTATACCTGCAGCCCATAATGGCATGTCAAATGTGCTTATCCTTcccaaataaaataattattaataataacaCAAGATAAGTACTAGTAATAATAATAGTACTATAAAAACCATGTGCtacctaccatatgtatatatatatatagaccgcTCTGTCTTCTCTTTGTTTAAATTGGTGCATCTACCTGTACATGTGAAATGTGCATTCCACACATCAGACAAAGCAATGGATCACCTCTGGATGTCTAACCAAATATAATATCTTCACGTCTTGTTGTCCAAATTATATTCATCTAATTTCTCAACCTACAGTGGGTTTCTTGAGGACTTCAACCTCCAATTTCTGATTCCAAGTTCCTCAATTCTTTAGCTTTCGATGCATGATTCTTCTTATGTTTGATAAATCTCATACACAATAGTAGTAGACTTTTATGTATTTAATTAATCCCTCCTTTGGCACAGTTTCTTCATAGTCAATGCAGCAAGTCTTTGTTTTTACATATAAAACTTGGTGGGTGATTCATATTAGCCATCGTGATATCCTCAAACTGCACATCTATTATAGAAAGCTTGCTCTTCAATCATCTCTCGCAGACACACACTCAAACGCTCCTCGAGATTAGAATCACAAGCACAAGTGGTCGCTACTGAAACAAGTCGATGATAAGATGGACCACAACTTGCAATTTCTTTCTCTTCCCATATCTGGGCTGTAGTGAACAGCGGCTCCTGACTAAGAATCAATAGCGTGTAACACAATTAATATCTAGCCGACAGTGGATATAATATTGAAGGAGAACCATAATGCTGTGAGGACTTAGACTAAGTTTGACTAAGCTCGGCAAAGATGTTCAGCAAGCTGTTTCatatggttggttggttggttggtcatAATGGAGATGGTATCAAATGCAGAAAACTCCAAGGGAGATGCATATGATAAAGTGATATAATGAAGAGTAAAATTGTAAAGGTAAAAATAAAACACATCTcatgctatgcagttgaggaaatatcTCTGTCATCAGTATCATACAGGTCTCAAGAACAATATTCTTttctatttcctttttctttcctctctaCCCTTAAACTTGTTTTGCAGTAGAATGAGGTCCAATCCAGTCAGATGACAACAAATCATTCCCACGTTAAACTATGGGGAAGAAAGAAATCAAGTACGTGATCATATCTGTGTGGCCTAAAGCGAAATAACAGGTAGCATGGTTTAGGCGAAAGACCGCGGATATCACTTCTCTTGGTCTTGTTATCGTCTTGGCGCATGAGGAAGAATCTGAAAGGCCCGCATACCTTATCTTAAACATTTGGTGTAGGGGAAAGGATAGTACCGATACAATAGGCTGGGCGTTATCCCGTCACCGTCGAGCCAGCTATAGCTTGCTTGTTTGATGTATCCAAGGCGTGAAAGCTTCCACAACTGGGAGCAAGTTGTAGGTCCCTACGTTGGCCAAAGCTTCCTCAATTCTTTCCATCGGACAAGGCGCCGTACTCTTGCACAAGATGCTATTTATCCAGCAGCAAGGAGGCGTCGtcgtcgtctctctctctctctctctctctctctctctctatttccctTTTTGATGGCTTCCGTTCCTTGTGTCATTTGCTATCTCGCCTTACTTATTGCATCTCTTGGTATATGCTGGCAAGTTCATGGAGGAGGAATAACCCATCAACATGTCACAATCCGTTCTTTGCTGCCGAGCGATGCTTGTTCATCGTACAAAGGTGTGCGTGCTGACTTTCATGTTCATGTTCCGCGCATCCCTACTGGCTGTGTCGATCTTTTTCTACAGAGTCAAGTAATTAAAGAATCTGCAAGCAACGTTCAAATCAAAACTTAGATCAGGTTTCCTTCCTGTGATGGTTTGCTCGAAACAAACTGAGTTCCTTCTTTATGCAGTCAATTCTTCCGTATCCCTATTCCCAATTGCATGTAGATAGATAGAGATCAACAAGGACggtgaagaaacaaaaaaagtaCTAAAACAGTTCCGAATACGAAAAGAGACAACAAAGCAGTCGGCATTGGATCCATACGCTAAACTCACCACCGATAAACCTTTTGGGATGGCCCCCATAACATAACATGTAGAAACAACAACGCTTACGTAAGCAAAAGCCAAGATTCTTCCTCAAATGATTGAGGAAACTTCCTACCATTATATTATCTTTCTCTGCTCTTCTTTCTGGGGCTTCCCTGGAAGGCAGATTCACAACTAGTAACACCTACTGGTCAAAACTCACAAACAACGAATCTTTCGTAGGTTTCGCAAACAAAAATCCGAGACTCTTCCACGATAATTTTGACCAAGTTCAGAACCAACATCCGCATCATCTTTTTGTTAAGCTTGCATCTACTTGTTCTTCCTTAAATGTATATACACGTCACATATAGATGGAGATGGAGTAAACCACAACGAAACAAGCCTGACGGTCCTCGACCGGCACGGCCCGTGCTCACCGTTCGACCTCCATCATCAGCTCTCTCACAAGCAGATCCTCGACCACGATCAATCCCGAGTCGACAGCCTCCACGGCCGAGTCTCGACAGCCCCCAAGCAGGACCAACAGCTGGATGCACTGGCAGCGTCGTCCATCCCCGCCCACAGCGGCATTTCTCTCGGCACCGGAAACTACGTGGTCATCGTCGGCTTTGGCACCCCGAAGAGGGACCAGACCGTCATCTTCGACACCGGGAGCGACGTCACGTGGATTCAGTGCCAGCCCTGCGTCGTCACCTGCTACCATCAACAAGACCCAATCTTCGACCCCTCCCACTCCTCCACGTACCTCAACATCTCCTGCAGCTCCGCCTACTGCACCGACCTCGCCGCCTCCGGTTGCAGCTCGTCCACTTGCGTTTACGGGGTCCAGTACGGGGATAACTCCTACACGGTGGGGTTCTACGCGGAAGACACGCTCTGGCTGACGCCCTACGACGTCATCCCCAACTTCCGATTTGGGTGCGGCGAGCGGAACGACGGCCTCTTCGGCAAGGCCGCCGGCCTGATCGGTCTCGGCCGCGACAAGCCGTCCTTTGTCTCTCAGACGTATCAAAGGTACGGTGGAGTCTTTACCTACTGCTTGCCACCGACCTCGAGCTCGACAGGCTACTTGAAATTCGGTGGTGGTTACCCCTCCTCCGATCTCCGGTTCACCCCGATGCTGTCGGGCGCAAGCTCGCCGACGTTCTACTACCTTACTCTAACGGCTATAAGCGTTGGCGGTCAGCAACTGTTGGTACCACCCACCGTGTTCTCCGTCGCCGGGACCATCATCGACTCCGGTACGGTGATCACAAGGCTACCGCCCACGGCATACTCTGCCCTCCGGTCGGCTTTCCGGCAGGAGATGACAACATACAAGTCGGCACCGGCGCTGTCGATTCTGGACACATGCTACGACCTCAGCGGACTCGACAAAGTAACGGTCCCAGAGGTGGCGTTGCACTTGGGTGGCGGGGCTACTATCCATTTGGACATCACGAGAATACTGTACATTGCGAGCTTGTCGCAAGCTTGCCTTGCCTTCGCTGCAAATAGAGCTGACACCGATCTGGGCATAATAGGGAATGTGCAACAGAGGGGGCTGGACGTGGTTTATGATGTCTCAAAGCATGTCATTGGGTTTGGCCCCGGCGGCTGTTAGATACATAAATGTATAACAGTTGGCATGAAAGAATGAATATTGTATTTGGATTGGTCAGGGAAAAATGTCCATTTGGAAAGCTTCAATCATGGTAATGAGTATTTTACTTCTTTCAGGTCATTAATGCATCATATCACACAAATCACAAGAAATAGAAATACCATATTAAAAAGCAGATCACTAATGTGCAAACAAATACAATAAAAATGGATCTTTGGATTTATTTAGCTATACTCTTGTTTTAAGATCACGGTTGTGCGGTGACATGGGAGTGCCTAATTATTTACAATATAGATCTTGTTGGTGTTATAATATTCTTTACATCCCACGATGTTATCACATAGCGTTTTAACTCAATCCATTCAAATATAATAGCTCATGAACGTATTTCTCGAataaagctaaagctatttcaaggtACTTTTCTTCGTAACCAAGAAATGCATTAAAGAGGTTAGTTATTAGTTGTAAGATACTTAATTTCATAATTTCCTATGCattaagggttgtttcatgcaccaatacttattttgatattttaggaTTAGAAAAGAGTtttagaaactaatgatattGACAAAAGCTCTCTGTATCTCTTGAATGTTTCCTTAAGTGGTGAGCATTTTATTTTCAGTtttatatccttgtttattatatttGAGGTAGTGaattttctgtatccctttgtgattttaaacttagtgatgagttattttttaaattttattaaagtattatcATGAGTTCATTTCTTTTCTATTTGAAAAActtattccagcaaatacaattatactatcaattttctttcaaaatatatttcaCATTACCTCGATATCATTTTTGTATTAGAGCTAAAGTTTAGATATCATGGCGAGGCGAAATGAAAAAGATAtaattggtgaaggtagcgaccataaaGATGATGTTGAGTCCTCGAGGCTGCAACTACTGCTACAAATACATGAAACAAATACAACCTAAGATTGGATATTTCGGtatttgaaggtaaaatcaatattgatgactttattgattggcttaatacagtagaaagaatattcgattttcatgaaccactagaacaaaagaaggtaaagCTTGTGGCACTCAAAACTCAGATGGAATACATcgttttggtgggaaaatatgaaAAAGCAAAGAGAATGTGAGGGGAAGCGTAAGATtgtgagaaaatgaaaagggagttgaAGAGGAAATACTTACATAACAACTAtatgcaagagatctttctcaaaatctatGATTTCAAGAAAAAAGATCTTAGTATGGAAGAGTATATAGTAGAGTTTGATAATCTCATATTAAAAAGAGAGCTTTTGGAAtcagaagagcaaacaattgcaagatacttaagaGGTCTGAAATATGAGATTACTAAAGTGATTCAACTCCAactatattggtctttaaatgatgtgagcaagttggatttaaaagttgaaaaacaatagaagtttgaaaagagttcttaGTACGGGTAAAAAAAAGGCTATATAAAAGGAAAAAATTTCAAGCCTACTCTCTAAAGCAAGATGATATCAAAGAAGTAAGACAAGGGTGAAGGATCTACTAGTAACAaacaaacacctaattcttctaccccaagtggtcgaaaatgattcaaatgtcatggttttggactTATTGTTTTAGATTATCTAAATAGGAGGATTGTTACTTTGGTTGAATATCATAGTGATGGAGAAAAAGATGAAGCCAATGacaaaccaaaatatgatgataatgaggaagacgttacttatgctgatcatagtTTGTCTATTGTGCTACAACGTAGCTTACAAGTGTCCTATGTGGCTgaagatgaaagttgggtgagaaaaaacatATTTCACACCAAATGCACGTCTCATAGCAAGGTATGCTTGCTTGAGGATCATTGATAGTGACAGCTTTGAGAATATGATATCTTTGAAAGATGGTGCATAAGTTAAAGTTGGACACAATCTCTCATCTACATCCTTACCAATTATGTtgactgcaaaaaggaaatgacatcaaagtAATTAAAATATGTTTAGTTCCATGTGATGTTGCtcatatggatgcttgtcatttgctgttgggtaGACCTTGATATTATGATAGGAGGGTGTTGTATGATGGCTACAAACATacatattcttttaaggtgaatgaaaagaaattattttagctccattacaacattCTAAAATCaatgcaccaaagaagaaagtcaGTGCTTTTATGTCATATGGTGAATACTATAGTAAATTAGAAAGAGGTGGTCATGTTTTGGCTCTAGTAGCAGTAGAGGAGAATGACAACATAAGAAgacaccaacaatcatgaagctaATCTTGGAGGAGTTTCAAGATGTTGTACCAGAAGAGATTCTATATAGTCTTTCACctttgagagatatccagcatcatattgatcttattccgggggttgTCCTACTTAACAAGGCAGTATATAGAATGAGTcctaaggagcatgaagaacttcaaagacaAGTGAATGAGTTGGTGAAGAAGGGGttgattcgggagagcatgagtccttgtgttgttctagccttgttggtgcctaagaaggatgcctCTTGGAGAATGCGTGTGGATGGACAACTgtgccatcaacaaaatcacaattgACTATCAATtttctattccaaggttagatgatttatttGATTAGTTGTGTGGTgtttctattttctctaaaattgatttgaggagtgactatcaccaaataagaataaggTTGGGAGAtaagtggaaaacaacatttaaaactagagaatgcTTATATgagtggttggttatgccatttgggctatctaatgctcctagcacttttaagaaatttatgaatcatatacttaCGCCATGCATTGGGACTTTTATTATGGTTTactttgatgacatattggtgtacagcaagagtgaagaggagcatatgaatcatcttaaggagatcttttttattttgagatagtaaaaactttatgctaatacgAAGAAGTATGATTTTTTTACTCCTAGTGTATTGTTTTTGGGGTATATTGTTTCAAAAAGTAACATCATGATAGATCAAAGTAAGATAGAAACTATTCTTAATTGGCCAACACCTACTTCATTATataatgtgaggagtttccatggcttaacttccttttacagaagattcatcaaggatTTCAGCTTTATTATCGCTCCAATTACCGAATGCTTAGaaagtgataaattcaaatggattaTGAGGCTAATAATACTTTTGAGCTATTAAAAGGAAAGGTGATCGAAGCTCTTATCTTAGTACTACCTAATTTTGATAAGGTGTTTGAGGTTGAATGTGATGCCTCTAATATGGAAATTGAtattgttttgagtcaagacagaAAGCCCATTGTCTTTTTTTAGTGAGAAGCCGAATGATACAAGGAgatattctacctatgataatAAGTTCTATGCTATTTAtcaagctttatctcattggagtcggTATCTTCTTGCTAATCCATTTATCCTATATTCTAATAATGAGGTAttgaagttcattaatcaccaacacaagctaaacaagaggcatgtagCTTGGGTGTTCTTGTAAtcttataactttataattaaGCACAAATATGGTGTTCAAAACGTAATTGCTAATGCATTGAGTATTCTTTATTATGAAGTCAAAATGGTTGGATTTGAGACATTTAaatatctctatgagaatgatatgGATTTCAGCTCAATGTGGTAGAATTGCAAAACTCTAGCTCTtgtttaatcaaatttctattggcttaagatgtttagagatatgGAGAAACTTGTAAAGCAATACTGAGTGTGCCATTTggcaaaaataaaaaatcaaaattctggtttgtatacTCCATTGCCAATGTCTAATGTTCCATGGGAGGAAgtaagtcttaatttcgttttgggactgccaagaactcaatagAACAAGGAATTCATCATAGTTTTTATTGACATATTTTCAAAGATGTCCCACTTTGTTTCctgcaataaatcaaataatgcatctcatattgttgatttgTATTTCAAGGATATTTTCAAATTGTATGGAATTCCAAGAACTATAgtatctgatcgagattcaaaattttttagccatttttggagaactctttagaGAAAATTGGGTATTTTTTTGAATTTCAATAGCTCACattatccacaaaccgatgggcaaactgaggtaacgaacAAAAGCTTGGGAAACTTACTTATAAACTATGTTGGCAAGAACATTAAGCAATAAGATCTCACTCtttcacaaattgagtttgcctacaatggtTTCATGCATCATAGCATTAGTAAGAGtcattttgaggttgtttatgatGATAATCTTACTGGTCCTTTGGACCAGTAATTTACTAGAGATGTTGATGAGAGGGCTaagtagataaagaagctgcatgagaatGTTAAAGcatccattgagaaacaaaatgagaggtacatgcaagctgcccaCAAACATAGAAAACACATGGAGTTTAACGCAAGTGATttagtctggattcatctaaggaagaaaAGGTTTCCACCAAGCAAATTTGAGAAATTGAAACCAAAGACTAATGGTCTATTCAAGGTGCTTAAAAGAATTGACaagaatgcttatgagattgaactACCTGAAGATTATGGAGTGTCCCAAACATTCAATATAGTTGATTTAAGTCTTTATCATAATTATGTTGATGGAACAAATGAGGACTTGAGGATAAATCTTTTTCAACTAGggaagattgacacgggagtgtttaATTCGTTACAATTAGGCACAtgcaagcaaaatgagaggtacatgtaaGCTGTCAACAAATACAGAAAACACATGGAGTTTAAcgtaggtgatttggtctggattcatctaaggaagaaaATATTTCCACCAAGCAAAATTgagaaattgaaaccaaaggctgatgatcCATTAAAGGTGCTTAAAAGAATTAACAAGAATGCTTATAAGATTGAGCTACTTGGAGATTATGGAGTGTCCCCAACATTCAATGTGGTTGATTTAAGTCCTtatcataatcatgttgatgGAACAAATGATGACTTGAGGATAAGTCTTTTTCAACTAGGGAAGATTAACACGAGAGTGCCTAATTCGTTACAATTAGGCATAtgcaagcaaaatgagaggtacatagaAGCtgtcaacaaacacagaaaacacatGGAGTTTAACAcaagtgatttggtctggattcatctaaggaagaaaAGGTTTCCACCAAGCAAATTTAGGAAATTGAAACCAAagactgatggtccattcaaggtgcttaaaagAATTGACAAAAATACTTATGAGATTAAGCTACCTAAATATTATAGAGTGTCCCCAACATTCAATGTGGTTGATTTAAGTCCTtatcataatcatgttgatgGAATAAATGAAAACTTGAAGATAAGTCTTTTTCAACTAGGTAAGATTAACACGAGTGTGCCTAATTCGCTACAATTAGCTCGTGTGGATCTTATTGATCCTATGTTATTCTCTACAACTCACAATGCTATCTTATAGCCTTTAACccaacccactcaaatatgatagctcatgaGCATATTCCTTAGACAAAGTTAAAACCGTTTCAATGTACTTTTCTTTataaccaaggaatgcattaaaggggtTAGTTACCAActataaaacacttaatttcgtaaTTCGATATTCATGAAggattgtttcatgcactagtacttattttaatgttttagcattaaaattttttttagaaactaatgatattGGCAAAAACTCTCTTGAAGTTCTCTATTAAATTTTGTATCTCTTagatgctttcttgaatggtgaaCCTTTTAAGTGGTGAGTATTTTATTTTTAGTTCTTTATCTTTGTTTACTATCATTGGGGTGATAaactttctatatccctttgtaattttaaaattgatggtgagctatttttttgattttattaaagtattatcCTGAGTTTATTCCTTTTCTATCCGAAAAACTTATTCCAGCAAATATAACTATACTATCAACCGTTTTTCAAAATCTATTCCGTATTATCCCGATATCGGATAACTTCCATCTTCAACTCGTTTTCGTCCTTCTAGTTTCGTTTCAATCTTCATTTCTGAACTTCTACCTGAGCATGATCTTTGGGGCTTAATTTTGTTTTATCTCATTCTTAGGATCACTCTAGCGAGCTCTCATACGTAGACTCAAGTCCAAATAAGTTTCATTGCCCTCTTCAGAAAAGAGCTTGGTAAGCCTGGAATATGATGTCAAATTTAAGGGCTTACTCTCATCCTAGGTAAAAAGGGATCCAATATATCCGACATATATattatgagagaaaaaaaaagattcataCAATTGCTAGCAAGTCAAGAAACATGATACAACTATTCAAATGAGTATTGGTTTGGAAAGTAGCATAGCAAGTAGAAGGCAGAATGAAAACACTGATCCTCTACAGCATATAAATCTTTCCGGATCTAAGCAGGATTCATGACTTCCAGGCTAGCATTCTGCTTTACATTTGAAGTCTACCTTGACTTGGGTAGGCACAACGCGCCATTTTTCCATCCTCTTTATGTGATACATTAACCATCACTTTTAAACAGCCAAATTTAAACCAACTAAATTTCCAGTTGTTACAATGATGCCACTCAAGAAGAACCATTGAACCAGTTGTTCCAACCACGCCAAACTTAATGATAATAGACTCATCTAGCCTGTAAAATAACTAGAATGTCATAGTACCAACTGGTACGTTCAAGACTGAAACATTGGCGTCCACAAATAATTCATGATAGATACTAGAGATTCAACGTAGCAACAAAATTATCCTGTCTAGAAAGATGCAGCAAAGAAGAAAACATTACTTcaattgttacctcatcttcttcCACTGAGAAATGCATTATTCATGTCAGGTTTTGTGCCAGAAGGATCAACGTCACCTGTGTCGGATTTGATCTGGTTTCATTTGGTATAGTGCCCTCATTAGATTTTGCTGAAGCATCTTGCTTCTGTTACTTCATAAAAGAAATCTGCATTTTGATCATAAAATTATACTTATCCACTAATAAGTCTGTAAAAGGCTTAGATTTATCTAAAATAACTATAACAAAGATCAGTTTCATTATATAGACGATTGTAGCAAATACACCTGCAATTATGGTGAGCAAAGATACACAAGCTCAAATACCATTATACGTCAATAAAGAGAAACAACTTATACATGACTTCAACTAAAATGTATGTCTTCCTGTCAACTCCCATCCTCGATGCATCTTTATCTAACTAGTTGCAGAATTGTGTCACAAATGTTGACAGGGTGTCAGAATTGTGTCACAAATGTTGACAGGGTGTTAGAACCCTAACAGATTCtacgcttggggttgatctctttaggggattggccttcttgaaactttataggggttccttcctccaagttgctgctaagaagattcatctattgcttatcaaaagaggataaatacatgactatttatagggcttctaaaccctaactcctaataggactcctactcaagattcctagttctaaccaactcataataaaaCTCCTActttaagaagcaacctcccaactaaccctaaccgacctcttcacctctttaatagggtcgactaggtaggttttacataaatgctcctttcaataaaattatattaggactctcctagttagagtcctaacagacccgtcctcttcaaatcaatcttgtcctcgaggttgacgatccatgaattctagaaatttgatcttcaagttgtcatagttctcccaaatgACATCTTCCgctggtagattcgcccactatattagcacttcagtagtgggttatcgtcgtcgagtcacgatccgtcaatcaataatggcactttgctgggtttggagttctccttgggtagtcatatttgatagatggctttgggttgtctcgttTTATCCCAGATTAagctttaaacacgacacatgaaagactggatggattcgagAGCTAgtgggtaagtccaatctgtatgctaccgctctgatgtgctccaaaatttggtagcgtCCATAGagccgaggtgaaagcttcatagatgctctggtctggattgatgtttgcttgtatggctggagccgtaggaagacccaatctcctacagaaaattctctttcgcctttgtgttgatcatattgttgtttcatccttgcttgggctgtagtgagattatcttttagtaacttcagcattttgtctctgtcttGTAGTTCCttatctacttgttctactttagaggtgctcaacacatattttgggatcataggAGGAGGTCAACCATGCATAGTCTCATAGGGAGTATATtgtgtggatgaatgataagttgtattataccaccactcggcccagggaagccactttgtccactcttttggtcggtcactggtgaagcatatgaggtatgtctccaagcacttgttcacCGCTTTAGTCTGGCCATCAGTTtgcgggtgatatgtcatacttattttcaatttagtgccctacatctggaataactctgtccaaaatatgcttgtgaagaccctatcataatcacttacaatagatctcggcatccaatgcaattttacaatattctccataaagattcgagcaatactagaagcagtgtagggattattgttaggatcgagagcactaagaggggggggggtgaattagtgcagcggaaatcttatattaatttaaaaaccaaatgctgcgttcgttcaaaaactattatgatgcaaaagcaaattctcagtttgtatctaggtgcagtttgcgtctaagcgcagattgcgtttaagcgcagttttgcatctaagcgcagttttgcgtctaaacttagatttacgtctaaatgcagatttacgtctaaacgcagatttacgtctaaacgcagatttacgtctaaacgcagttttacgtctaaacgcagttttacgtctaaacgcagatttacgtctaaacgtagttttacgtctaaacgcagatttacgtctaaacgcagatttacgtctaaactttgaaactcgtttgtatactcgcagaaggcagtatgcagttgaaatcaagacgtaaacgtgaactgaaatctgacgattgagcgaggaaagccgatttacgtctgaatgcagttttgcgtctaaatgttgaaactcgttcgtaaaatcatagaggacagattgcagttatcaataggattaaaatgtaagcgtaaactgcaaagaagctcgttcgtaaaagcacggaaaacagttctgcagaatcaaacgtaaacgtaaactgtaatgtatgaaaatacaaatttacgtctgaatgcagattt of Musa acuminata AAA Group cultivar baxijiao chromosome BXJ1-7, Cavendish_Baxijiao_AAA, whole genome shotgun sequence contains these proteins:
- the LOC135678992 gene encoding aspartyl protease family protein At5g10770-like produces the protein MASVPCVICYLALLIASLGICWQVHGGGITHQHVTIRSLLPSDACSSYKDGDGVNHNETSLTVLDRHGPCSPFDLHHQLSHKQILDHDQSRVDSLHGRVSTAPKQDQQLDALAASSIPAHSGISLGTGNYVVIVGFGTPKRDQTVIFDTGSDVTWIQCQPCVVTCYHQQDPIFDPSHSSTYLNISCSSAYCTDLAASGCSSSTCVYGVQYGDNSYTVGFYAEDTLWLTPYDVIPNFRFGCGERNDGLFGKAAGLIGLGRDKPSFVSQTYQRYGGVFTYCLPPTSSSTGYLKFGGGYPSSDLRFTPMLSGASSPTFYYLTLTAISVGGQQLLVPPTVFSVAGTIIDSGTVITRLPPTAYSALRSAFRQEMTTYKSAPALSILDTCYDLSGLDKVTVPEVALHLGGGATIHLDITRILYIASLSQACLAFAANRADTDLGIIGNVQQRGLDVVYDVSKHVIGFGPGGC